The segment ATCGCGAACACGGCCGAGCCGATCGGGGTGATCCATTCGTTGAGCAGGTCCTTGTCGGCGAGGCGCTGCTGGATGGGCACGTACTGTTCGACGATGTCGCGCTGGTAGGCCGCGAAGATCAGCCCGGTGTCCGTGGTCCCGGCCTCGTCCGGCACGCCGTCGTAGTTGTACGGCCGGCGCAGGATCTTCAGCTTCGGGTCTTCGATGCGGGCCCGGGTGACGTGCGAGAAGTCCGGCATCTTCGGCAGGCCGAACTCGTCGAGCGCGGCGAAGTCGGGCTTGTCGTGTTCCAGGGTGCCGCTCAGCGGAGCGCCGGATTCCAGGCGCCGGCCGACAGCGTTCTCCTTGTCGGTCACCGACAGTTTGTCCCAGGTCTCCATCTCGGCGCGGACCCGGCGTACCACCAGTGTGGTGGAGCCGTCCGGGTTCCACACCGCCGGATCGATCTCGGCGCCGCGGGGGTTCGCCGTGCCGTCGAGTTGTCCCATGACGTTGCGCTGGGTGTGCTCGGGCGCGTGGACACCGGGGCTGCGCCGGAAGCCCTGCTGCACCCAGCGGACCGCCGCGAACGGCCGGGCGTCCTTGATCAGCATCCGCTGGGCGTGCGCGACGGTCAGCGGGTCGTCGGCGCAGATCTGCAGCAGCAGATCACCACCCGACCAGCGGTCCTGCAACCGGTCGATCTTGAATTTGGGCAGGTCCGCGACCGGGGACTTCAGCCCGGCCGCCCGGTAGAGACCCGGGCCGAACCCGAAGGTGACCGTCAGCCGGGCCGGCAGCACCGCCAGCGGCGCGTCGGTGTCCCCGAGCGCGGGGACACCGCGGGTGAGGCGGGCGGCGTCGTCGGAGAGCAACCGCAGCAGCCGCCGCAGCGCCTCGCGGTCGGTGCCCGCCGCCAGCGTGAGAGCCACGAACGACGCGTGTGCCGGT is part of the Actinoplanes sp. NBC_00393 genome and harbors:
- a CDS encoding Dyp-type peroxidase — its product is MSRRRLLTGGAVAGVGAIAGAGVVAAGGGQAPVPATAVPAAQIGTATVAFHGPRQAGVAEDPPAHASFVALTLAAGTDREALRRLLRLLSDDAARLTRGVPALGDTDAPLAVLPARLTVTFGFGPGLYRAAGLKSPVADLPKFKIDRLQDRWSGGDLLLQICADDPLTVAHAQRMLIKDARPFAAVRWVQQGFRRSPGVHAPEHTQRNVMGQLDGTANPRGAEIDPAVWNPDGSTTLVVRRVRAEMETWDKLSVTDKENAVGRRLESGAPLSGTLEHDKPDFAALDEFGLPKMPDFSHVTRARIEDPKLKILRRPYNYDGVPDEAGTTDTGLIFAAYQRDIVEQYVPIQQRLADKDLLNEWITPIGSAVFAIPPGCAEGGWIGEHVLA